A genome region from Phycisphaeraceae bacterium includes the following:
- a CDS encoding PilT/PilU family type 4a pilus ATPase, whose protein sequence is MASHTDRTVTLASPINVDRGLHPGDGKKAWHTWLAAAIKFGASDLIVKADLRPRIRHRGVLKDLETEVVTRDLMFQVAKDMLDEGQLDMFRHKGSVDLAYDYDDRNRFRVNLFMARGKPAVAARLITSNIKKFEELFLPASLGDIAMSAQGLILFSGVTGSGKSTSIAAMLQYVNERKKVHIVTIEDPIEYIFRDDKATINQREVGIDCTNFNDALRALVRENPDVVLVGEMRDYETFEAAIRAAETGHLVFGTIHASSAWQTFGRIYDLFPEAERDQIRKLLAYNLRAIIYQKLLPTLRPEIARIPALEILISTPPVQKYILDAREGELLDIIKNSHEEGMVDFTTALVRLVEQEYIHQKVALEATPKPEELKMRLKGIS, encoded by the coding sequence TTGGCTTCACATACCGATCGAACCGTCACGCTCGCCAGTCCCATCAATGTCGACCGCGGACTTCACCCGGGCGACGGCAAGAAGGCGTGGCACACCTGGCTGGCCGCGGCCATCAAGTTCGGCGCCAGCGACCTCATCGTGAAGGCCGACCTCAGGCCTCGAATCCGTCACCGCGGCGTCCTGAAGGATCTGGAGACCGAGGTCGTCACGCGCGATCTCATGTTCCAGGTGGCCAAGGACATGCTCGACGAGGGTCAGCTCGACATGTTCCGCCACAAGGGCTCAGTCGACCTCGCCTATGACTACGACGACCGCAACCGCTTCCGCGTGAATCTCTTCATGGCGCGCGGCAAGCCCGCGGTTGCCGCCCGACTCATCACGAGCAACATCAAGAAGTTCGAGGAGCTCTTCCTGCCCGCGAGCCTCGGCGACATCGCCATGAGCGCGCAGGGGCTGATCCTCTTCTCAGGCGTCACCGGCTCCGGCAAGAGCACCTCGATCGCCGCGATGCTCCAGTATGTGAACGAGCGCAAGAAGGTGCACATCGTCACCATCGAAGATCCGATCGAGTACATCTTCCGCGACGACAAGGCAACCATCAATCAGCGCGAAGTCGGCATCGACTGCACCAACTTCAATGACGCCCTCCGCGCGCTGGTGCGAGAGAACCCGGATGTCGTGCTCGTCGGCGAAATGCGCGACTACGAGACCTTCGAAGCCGCCATTCGCGCCGCGGAAACGGGCCACCTCGTCTTCGGGACCATTCACGCCAGCTCCGCATGGCAGACCTTCGGCCGAATCTACGACCTCTTCCCCGAGGCGGAGCGCGACCAGATCCGCAAGCTCCTCGCCTACAACCTCCGGGCGATCATCTACCAGAAGCTCCTACCGACCCTGCGGCCGGAGATCGCCCGAATCCCGGCGCTCGAGATTCTCATCAGCACGCCGCCGGTGCAGAAGTACATCCTCGATGCGCGCGAGGGCGAGCTGCTCGACATCATCAAGAACAGCCACGAGGAAGGCATGGTCGACTTCACCACCGCCCTTGTGCGCCTGGTGGAACAGGAATACATTCATCAGAAGGTGGCGCTGGAAGCCACGCCCAAGCCCGAGGAGCTGAAGATGCGGCTCAAGGGAATCTCCTGA
- the guaB gene encoding IMP dehydrogenase: MDPRDSKIVADGITFDDVLLLPRYSEVTPDRADTLTVFTRSIPLRIPLVSAPMDTVTESALAIALAQEGGLGVIHRNMPPERQAREVAKVKRCENGVITDPITLAPTDTVARAVQLMAEQNVSGFPVTQDGSSHGTLVGILTRRDMKFLHDARADVKVGDVMTREKLVTAGPETTPVDAETILSRARVEKLLLVDGAGRLRGMITMRDCENFTKHPNACRDARGRLRVGAACGVMQLDRVERLVDAEADVLIVDTAHGHSRNVLATVAEIKKRHRIEVVAGNVATVEGAKALIDAGADAIKVGIGPGSICTTRVVTGVGVPQITAIMNAVEAAQASGTPVIADGGIRMSGDIAKAIAAGAHAVMLGGLFAGLDESPGELVLHRGRRFKSYRGMGSEGAMAQGSADRYGQAVSAGPSKFVPEGVEGRVPYRGPLSEFVYQMVGGLRAAMGYCGCATLEELRRHGRFIRVSAASVIESHPHDIQITKESPNYTMAATSGSE, encoded by the coding sequence ATGGACCCCCGAGACTCGAAGATCGTTGCCGACGGCATCACCTTCGACGATGTCCTGCTGCTTCCGAGGTACAGCGAAGTCACCCCGGACCGGGCCGACACGCTGACGGTGTTCACGCGGTCGATCCCACTTCGGATCCCGCTTGTCTCGGCGCCGATGGACACCGTGACCGAATCGGCGCTCGCCATCGCCCTGGCGCAGGAAGGTGGCCTCGGGGTGATTCATCGCAACATGCCGCCGGAACGGCAGGCCCGCGAGGTCGCCAAGGTGAAGCGGTGCGAGAACGGCGTCATCACGGACCCGATCACGCTGGCGCCGACGGACACCGTGGCGCGCGCGGTGCAGCTCATGGCGGAGCAGAATGTCTCCGGCTTCCCGGTCACCCAGGATGGTTCGAGTCACGGAACGCTCGTCGGGATTCTCACCCGGCGCGACATGAAGTTCCTGCACGACGCGCGCGCCGATGTGAAGGTCGGCGATGTGATGACTCGAGAGAAGCTGGTCACCGCCGGGCCGGAGACGACGCCGGTCGACGCCGAGACCATTCTCAGCCGAGCGCGGGTCGAGAAGCTGCTGCTCGTCGATGGCGCAGGTCGCCTTCGCGGCATGATCACCATGCGCGACTGCGAGAACTTCACCAAGCACCCGAACGCCTGTCGTGACGCCCGGGGCCGACTCCGGGTCGGCGCCGCGTGCGGAGTCATGCAACTTGATCGCGTGGAGCGGCTGGTCGACGCCGAGGCCGATGTGCTCATCGTCGACACGGCCCATGGCCACAGCCGCAATGTGCTCGCGACCGTGGCGGAGATCAAGAAGCGGCATCGCATCGAGGTGGTCGCGGGCAATGTCGCGACGGTCGAGGGTGCGAAGGCGCTCATTGACGCGGGTGCTGACGCGATCAAGGTCGGCATCGGTCCCGGTTCGATCTGCACCACGCGCGTGGTGACTGGCGTCGGTGTTCCCCAGATCACGGCCATCATGAATGCCGTCGAGGCGGCGCAGGCGAGCGGAACTCCGGTCATCGCCGATGGCGGGATTCGAATGTCGGGAGATATCGCGAAGGCGATCGCGGCAGGGGCGCACGCGGTGATGCTCGGAGGGCTCTTCGCAGGGCTTGATGAGAGCCCCGGAGAACTGGTGCTGCATCGTGGCCGTCGTTTCAAGAGCTATCGCGGCATGGGGAGTGAGGGCGCGATGGCGCAGGGCTCTGCCGATCGATACGGCCAGGCGGTCAGCGCGGGTCCGAGCAAGTTCGTGCCCGAGGGTGTGGAAGGTCGCGTGCCCTATCGCGGACCGCTCTCGGAGTTCGTCTACCAGATGGTCGGTGGCCTTCGGGCGGCGATGGGGTATTGCGGCTGTGCGACGCTCGAAGAGCTCAGGCGACACGGTCGCTTCATTCGAGTGTCGGCGGCGAGCGTGATCGAGAGTCATCCGCACGACATCCAGATCACCAAGGAAAGTCCGAACTACACCATGGCGGCGACGAGCGGCTCGGAGTAG
- a CDS encoding alpha-hydroxy-acid oxidizing protein gives MTAVTAHHDLEGLLSLRDFEQVAQETLDPVAWDYFRSGAWDETTLRANEAAWGALRLRHRVLVDVSTRSTASTLLGINASMPVWIAPTAMHRLCTDEGECDTARAARDEGVPMVLSSLATRSVEEVSAAARGSGSGPAGDLLMQIYVSADRGFTRALVARCEAAGVRGFVLTVDTPVWGVRERDVRNGFRVPDGLRMANLERPGGPTGHTGRGIGECLGWTIDAALSWSDLEALCGWTSLPVLVKGLCRGDDARQALECGAKGVIVSNHGGRQLDGAPPTAESLPEVVGAVERKAAVLVDGGIRRGVDVIRALALGADAVLLGRPILWGLAAGAERGVRRVLELMRRELDLAMALCGCPGLDAISRDLVSRGD, from the coding sequence ATGACCGCCGTCACCGCGCACCACGATCTCGAGGGACTCCTCTCGCTGCGTGATTTCGAGCAGGTGGCGCAGGAGACCCTTGACCCCGTCGCGTGGGACTACTTCCGCAGCGGCGCCTGGGATGAAACAACGCTCCGCGCGAACGAAGCCGCTTGGGGGGCGCTGCGCCTTCGGCATCGGGTGCTCGTCGATGTGTCGACTCGATCGACGGCGTCGACGCTCCTCGGAATCAACGCGTCGATGCCGGTCTGGATCGCACCGACGGCCATGCATCGACTCTGCACCGACGAAGGGGAGTGCGACACGGCCCGGGCGGCGCGCGACGAGGGCGTGCCAATGGTCCTCAGCAGCCTCGCGACGCGATCGGTCGAAGAGGTGAGCGCCGCCGCGCGAGGCTCCGGCTCCGGCCCAGCCGGCGATCTGCTCATGCAGATCTATGTCTCCGCCGATCGCGGCTTCACGAGGGCGCTCGTGGCCCGCTGCGAAGCAGCCGGGGTGCGCGGGTTCGTCCTGACGGTGGACACGCCGGTGTGGGGCGTGCGCGAACGCGATGTCCGCAACGGCTTCCGGGTACCCGATGGCCTGCGCATGGCGAATCTCGAGCGTCCCGGCGGACCGACGGGACACACGGGGCGCGGTATCGGCGAGTGCCTCGGGTGGACGATCGATGCGGCGCTCTCCTGGAGCGACCTTGAGGCGCTCTGCGGGTGGACTTCTCTTCCAGTGCTCGTGAAGGGGCTCTGTCGCGGCGATGATGCGCGACAGGCGCTTGAGTGTGGCGCGAAGGGCGTGATCGTGAGTAACCACGGTGGGCGCCAACTCGATGGGGCGCCGCCGACGGCCGAGAGCCTGCCGGAGGTCGTCGGTGCCGTCGAACGCAAGGCCGCGGTGCTCGTCGACGGCGGCATCCGCCGCGGCGTCGATGTCATTCGCGCGCTCGCGCTCGGGGCCGACGCGGTGCTGCTCGGTCGACCGATCCTCTGGGGCCTGGCCGCAGGTGCCGAGCGTGGTGTGCGCCGAGTGCTCGAACTCATGCGCCGCGAACTCGATCTCGCGATGGCGCTCTGCGGTTGCCCTGGGCTCGACGCGATCTCGCGCGATCTCGTGTCGCGGGGGGACTGA
- a CDS encoding SOS response-associated peptidase gives MCGRYAITASAEHLAVIFDAMWEEACRELAASSLPRFNIAPTQMAPVVRALDGARRLSWLRWGLVPSWADDPSIGSRMINARLESAAEKPSFRKAWRQRRCLVPATHFYEWPRVGARKQPTAITAMANEPGAEGAVVALAFAGLWESWHGELESFTILTTEADDVMRPIHDRMPLILPRDRWAQWLDPDWPVPGDPAGMREWLAPSRSDPIRAYPVTSLVNAPRNESRACLEPMPVQNPNDGL, from the coding sequence ATGTGTGGTCGCTACGCCATCACGGCGAGCGCGGAGCACCTCGCCGTCATCTTCGATGCGATGTGGGAGGAGGCGTGCCGTGAACTCGCCGCTTCGTCACTGCCTCGATTCAACATCGCACCGACTCAGATGGCGCCGGTGGTGCGCGCCCTTGACGGCGCTCGACGCCTCTCATGGCTCAGGTGGGGCCTGGTTCCCTCGTGGGCGGATGATCCCTCGATCGGGTCGCGCATGATCAATGCGCGCCTTGAGAGCGCCGCGGAGAAGCCATCCTTCCGAAAGGCGTGGCGCCAGAGGCGCTGTCTGGTGCCCGCGACGCACTTCTATGAGTGGCCGCGTGTCGGCGCCCGGAAGCAGCCGACGGCGATCACCGCCATGGCGAATGAGCCCGGTGCGGAGGGTGCAGTCGTCGCGCTCGCCTTCGCGGGACTCTGGGAGTCGTGGCACGGAGAACTCGAGAGCTTCACGATCCTGACCACGGAAGCGGACGATGTCATGCGACCGATCCACGATCGCATGCCCTTGATCCTGCCTCGCGATCGCTGGGCGCAGTGGCTCGATCCCGACTGGCCCGTGCCGGGCGATCCTGCGGGTATGCGCGAGTGGCTCGCACCCTCGCGGTCCGATCCGATCCGCGCGTATCCGGTGACTTCACTCGTCAATGCGCCGAGGAATGAGAGCCGGGCGTGCCTCGAACCCATGCCCGTACAGAACCCGAACGACGGGCTATGA
- a CDS encoding DNA polymerase Y family protein — MDAEQPRSAAATSSKSPEPPPLSKRWLVAALPWWSSDLARRRLARERLVRDTVTGDPGPRAGSGSHLAPMLIHRLTRQTKQVVALCPHAHTAGARPGMPLAEATALCGADVILLEWTPESDARALRRLGRWCMRYAPLVMPLPGSIGAVDPCTEPAPAIVIDITGCDRVHGGEARLAAGVLRDLHRRGVHVQVAIAATLRAALAASSAWPCRILPEEPMEAAEALADLPLAALRLPAATLDALREVNVRRIGEAMRLPRRETADRFGAELLAVLDEMRGLRPEPFKPLPWTATLEVHLSFEGPTTRLDSVEQALVTALDRFVAKLARQTRGTRLLEVTLERVQALPVVERIPLGRPSRHARHLWTLLRPRVEKANLGFGVEGVRLRSLIDAPLASSQGAWHGTEESEAQASGSRADRGRVIETSVAEMIDLVSARLGPASVRLAVDEAGDPASWLMHAAATPAAPLLRPTVIFPAALAAEVVADEAPISAAPGARRPIEVRWPGGGGRVREADGPERHSPKWWLRLDARRSPAPDGDRDFWRVRTTDGRWLWLLHRRPDRWSVIGAWA, encoded by the coding sequence ATGGATGCCGAACAGCCTCGGTCAGCCGCGGCAACATCGTCGAAATCACCAGAACCACCGCCACTGTCGAAGCGCTGGCTGGTGGCCGCGCTGCCGTGGTGGTCGAGCGATCTCGCGCGGCGGCGACTGGCCCGAGAGAGACTGGTCCGCGACACGGTGACGGGTGATCCGGGACCGCGGGCCGGGAGCGGATCGCACCTGGCGCCCATGCTCATTCATCGGCTCACCCGCCAGACGAAGCAGGTGGTCGCGCTCTGTCCTCACGCGCACACCGCGGGGGCGAGGCCAGGCATGCCGCTCGCCGAGGCGACAGCGCTCTGCGGCGCCGATGTGATCTTGCTCGAGTGGACGCCTGAAAGTGATGCGCGGGCGCTGCGCCGACTGGGGCGCTGGTGCATGCGCTATGCCCCACTTGTCATGCCGCTGCCGGGTTCGATCGGTGCGGTCGATCCCTGTACCGAGCCTGCGCCGGCCATCGTGATCGACATCACCGGATGCGATCGCGTGCATGGAGGCGAAGCGCGACTGGCGGCGGGAGTTCTGCGGGATCTCCATCGGCGCGGGGTTCATGTGCAGGTGGCCATCGCGGCGACGCTCCGAGCGGCCCTCGCCGCCAGCAGCGCATGGCCCTGCCGCATTCTCCCGGAGGAGCCGATGGAGGCGGCGGAGGCGCTCGCGGATCTTCCCCTTGCGGCACTGCGGCTCCCCGCAGCCACTCTCGACGCGCTGCGCGAGGTCAATGTCCGTCGTATCGGCGAGGCGATGCGCCTGCCCCGGCGCGAGACCGCGGATCGCTTCGGCGCGGAACTGCTGGCCGTGCTTGATGAGATGCGAGGCCTGCGCCCCGAACCGTTCAAACCGCTGCCGTGGACAGCGACTCTGGAAGTTCACCTGTCCTTCGAGGGGCCGACCACGCGCCTGGATTCCGTGGAGCAGGCGCTGGTGACGGCGCTCGATCGCTTCGTCGCCAAACTCGCCCGGCAAACTCGAGGCACGCGCCTCCTCGAGGTCACTCTCGAACGCGTGCAGGCGCTCCCGGTGGTGGAACGCATCCCGCTCGGACGGCCATCACGCCACGCCAGGCATCTCTGGACTCTCCTGCGCCCGCGCGTGGAGAAGGCCAACCTGGGGTTTGGTGTGGAGGGAGTGCGTCTGCGATCGCTCATCGACGCGCCGCTCGCGTCATCCCAGGGGGCATGGCATGGCACCGAAGAGTCTGAGGCGCAGGCGTCAGGTTCGCGCGCCGACCGCGGGCGCGTCATCGAGACCAGCGTGGCGGAGATGATCGACCTCGTCTCGGCGCGCCTGGGGCCTGCGTCGGTGCGTCTGGCGGTCGATGAGGCGGGGGATCCCGCATCATGGTTGATGCACGCCGCCGCCACGCCCGCTGCGCCATTGCTGCGTCCCACGGTGATCTTCCCCGCGGCGCTCGCGGCAGAGGTGGTCGCCGACGAGGCCCCGATCAGCGCAGCACCGGGCGCGAGGCGTCCCATCGAGGTGCGATGGCCGGGAGGTGGCGGACGCGTGCGCGAAGCCGATGGGCCGGAGCGCCACTCGCCGAAGTGGTGGCTCAGGCTCGATGCGAGGCGCTCGCCGGCACCCGATGGCGATCGCGATTTCTGGCGCGTGCGCACCACCGATGGTCGCTGGCTGTGGTTGCTCCATCGTCGACCCGACCGCTGGTCGGTCATCGGCGCCTGGGCCTGA